The Candidatus Bathyarchaeota archaeon genomic interval CCTGGAGCCTCTGTACGAGGCTTACAAAGAAGCGGTTTTAACCGATGTATACGCGTATGAAGATTCGGTCTCCGTCCTCGAAACCCTTAAGCGGAGAGGCTTTCTCCTAGGTCTGATCTCCAACACTACTGACTATGAATCGCTTAGAGATATCTTGAAGAAGTTTGGTATGTTCGAGCTTTTCGACTCCATAGCGGCGTCTGTCCTCACGTTGTGGAGGAAACCTAGGCGAGAGATATTCATGTATGCCTTGAGCCAAGTAGACGTCGAACCGCGTGAAGCCGTGCATATAGGTGATAGCCTAAAAAACGATGTGGCTGGGGCTAAAAGCGTCGGCATGTATGCGGTGTGGAAGGTTAGGAATAAGCAGAGTCTCGATTCGATGCAGGCACCGGTTAAACCAGACTTCGTCGTGGAGAAGCTCAGCGAGGTCTTAGATTTTGTGGAGCTTGTTTAATGCCGTGGGTTAAACTTAACCGCGTCGCCGACTTAAGGTTTAACGGGCATGACTCGGTTTGAAGAGCTTGTCGAAGCCGCCCTAGGTAAGAGACGGCTCACCCTTTTATTCAAGGACGTTAACCTGGTCAACGTATACACGGGCGAGGTTTACAGGGCGGACGTGGGGGTTTTAGGCGATAGGGTGGCTTATGTCAGCGACCATAGCGGTCTAAAGGCTTCTGAAGTTGTCGATGGAAGTGGAAGATATCTGATACCTGGGCTTATAGATTCACATCTCCACATCGAGAGCAGCATGGTTACGCCATGCCGGTTTGCAGAAGCCGTCCTACCCCGGGGCGTCACCACGGCTGTAGCAGACCCGCATGAGATAGCTAACGTGCTCGGCGTAAGAGGAGTCAAGGCTATGGTCGAGAACTCCAAGGGTCTACCGCTTAAACTATACTTCTGGGCTCCGACATGCGTCCCACCTTTACCTGGTTTCGAGACATCGGGGGCCGAGATAAGGGCTGAAGACGTCGCTGAGATGCTCGGCTGGGAAGGGGTCATAGGGTTAGGTGAGGTCATGGACTACCACGGCGTGTTGAACCTAGACCCGAGGATCGTGGACATAGTGAATGTAGGTCGGTCTTCAAGAGTTCTCATCGACGGACATGCCCCCATGCTCAGGGGTAGGATGCTTAACGCATATGTATCGTCTGGGGTCGAGGCTGATCATGAAAACTTCGGCTTGGAAGAGGTCGTCGAGAAGGCGAGGCTGGGTCTATGGGTGGAGGTCCGTAGAAACCTTGCTGGGTCTAGAGAGTTCATAGAGACGCTCGCGAAGTCTGGGGTTTTATCAAGGCTTATATTGACCACAGATGATACCTCACCAGATTTGCTTGTGGAAAAGGGTCACCTAGACGAACTGGTCAGATCTGCCATTGCCAATGGACTAGACCCTATCGAAGCCGTGCGGTCGGCTACTCTGAGACCTGCACAGCGACTAAGATTATACGACCGTGGTGGTTTAGCTCCAGGCAAACTGGCCGACATGATCCTCCTTAAAAGTCTAGAGAGATTCGAGGTCGATAGGGTTTACTCAGACGGTAGATTGGTGGCTAAAGAAGGTAGATTAGTCGCCGAGGTTCCTATAAGGAGTTTTCCGGATTGGGCTAAACGAACCGTTAAAGCACCCTCTCTGAGGGCTGAGGACTTCAGGGTTAAGGCTCCTATACCTGATGGATGGGTTTATGTGAACGTGATAGTCGTTAGAGGGTTTGAAACCTTCCTAGCCGAAGCTAGGCTTCCGGTCGAGAATGGCTTCATAGAATCTTCTGAATACGTCTCAGCCGCTGTCATCGAGAGACACGGTAGAGGCGGGGGTTTCGCTAAGGCTTTCATCGACGGTCTAGGTATGGAAAAGGGTGCCGTGGCGTCGACCGTAGCCCACGATACGCATAACATCGTGGTCCTGGGTAAGTCTACGTCTGATATGGCGCTGGCTTATGAGACCCTACGGAGAAACCAGG includes:
- the ade gene encoding adenine deaminase — encoded protein: MTRFEELVEAALGKRRLTLLFKDVNLVNVYTGEVYRADVGVLGDRVAYVSDHSGLKASEVVDGSGRYLIPGLIDSHLHIESSMVTPCRFAEAVLPRGVTTAVADPHEIANVLGVRGVKAMVENSKGLPLKLYFWAPTCVPPLPGFETSGAEIRAEDVAEMLGWEGVIGLGEVMDYHGVLNLDPRIVDIVNVGRSSRVLIDGHAPMLRGRMLNAYVSSGVEADHENFGLEEVVEKARLGLWVEVRRNLAGSREFIETLAKSGVLSRLILTTDDTSPDLLVEKGHLDELVRSAIANGLDPIEAVRSATLRPAQRLRLYDRGGLAPGKLADMILLKSLERFEVDRVYSDGRLVAKEGRLVAEVPIRSFPDWAKRTVKAPSLRAEDFRVKAPIPDGWVYVNVIVVRGFETFLAEARLPVENGFIESSEYVSAAVIERHGRGGGFAKAFIDGLGMEKGAVASTVAHDTHNIVVLGKSTSDMALAYETLRRNQGGYVAVLEGRVLALLRLPVAGLMSEEPVEEVSEKFKAFRKAEKTLGLSEETPIPLISLLTLPVIPHVRVTDKGLFDVDKGSFIPLVKRFEKR
- a CDS encoding HAD-IA family hydrolase; its protein translation is LEPLYEAYKEAVLTDVYAYEDSVSVLETLKRRGFLLGLISNTTDYESLRDILKKFGMFELFDSIAASVLTLWRKPRREIFMYALSQVDVEPREAVHIGDSLKNDVAGAKSVGMYAVWKVRNKQSLDSMQAPVKPDFVVEKLSEVLDFVELV